One window from the genome of Podospora pseudocomata strain CBS 415.72m chromosome 6, whole genome shotgun sequence encodes:
- a CDS encoding hypothetical protein (EggNog:ENOG503P327), protein MATYSPEYSDDEYDFDEEYFAQTYKPLSNLPTPPPSSRDSLIAQSPRSLFEDGGLADSVLFGPAVHLVNLVPPTASLAVPSVALVHEILVRADLPMDTIGLAVCILDSLSSKFSLNWRLLCPLAQREALSELPKRHTLPVSPVGMAQLHIDCVGPEIIVLTALIIAVKFLEDCQEPTQYYASAWGKNQWTCDQINVTERCIMESLGYRILPLWDPVLIGSVVKDMERAGRQALYPPQPRKIDKHQRSQSEAVTGLGLPLTPAETPVLENGPAVVVPLVDGGKMHVTFGGEGAPAPDLHLPRGKRKTFPTSG, encoded by the exons ATGGCTACCTACTCCCCCGAATACTCGGATGACGAGTACGATTTCGACGAGGAGTACTTTGCGCAAACCTACAAGCcgctctccaacctcccgacccctccaccctcgtcACGCGACTCCTTGATCGCTCAGAGCCCGAGGTCTCTTTTTGAAGATGGAGGACTTGCTGATTCTGTCCTTTTCG GCCCCGCCGTCCACTTGGTAAACCTTGTGCCTCCAACGGCTTCTCTGGCTGTGCCGTCAGTCGCCCTTGTTCATGAGATTCTAGTCCGGGCTGATCTGCCAATGGACACCATCGGCCTCGCAGTTTGCATTTTGGATTCGCTCAGCTCCAAGTTTTCGCTCAATTGGAGGTTGCTCTGCCCGCTGGCACAGAGAGAGGCGCTCTCTGAGCTTCCCAAGCGGCACACGCTCCCGGTCAGTCCGGTGGGGATGGCCCAGCTACACATCGACTGTGTTGGTCCCGAGATTATCGTTCTGACCGCATTGATCATTGCCGTCAAGTTTCTGGAGGATTGCCAGGAGCCCACACAATACTACGCATCAGCATGGGGGAAGAACCAGTGGACTTGCGACCAAATCAATGTCACCGAAAGGTGCATCATGGAAAGCCTGGGCTACCGGATTCTCCCCTTGTGGGACCCCGTGTTGATTGGGAGTGTGGTTAAAGACATGGAGCGTGCTGGAAGGCAGGCGCTCTACCCTCCACAGCCCAGAAAAATCGACAAGCACCAGCGCTCCCAGAGCGAGGCCGTGACAGGCCTCGGTCTTCCCCTCACGCCGGCAGAAACGCCAGTGTTGGAGAACGGCCCCGCTGTTGTTGTCCCTTTGGTGGATGGAGGGAAAATGCACGTCACATTTGGCGGTGAAGGCGCGCCCGCACCAGACCTGCATCTGCCTCGAGGAAAGCGAAAGACATTCCCCACGAGCGGGTGA
- a CDS encoding hypothetical protein (EggNog:ENOG503NXEX; COG:S) yields MLSALLRPFGRGENSQDEGHRPDVEQRFAPTNRMYRASVASLGEYRQHRHAAADFTEAEDDDDDEENESHHDNGQSSRYQAAGVQTEEDEDGRSHSIGLPLFSAGHLDSLPIYSMTHAIRIIVQARTETTLTWDQLRSPQVSQFLIRPMQQQIRTQHFSRGTLYALMANCLQFEKEGQLYPGNAGTSSTRAKVCELLALKILKEYTTRELIDALSYDFYPLQGIPGSQGPLPQHARSSPATMRTSTLEVAIRASAKHFLSHPLVVMQLEAIWNGAISFHSTEDQLRRQGSSSSAVGSNQSRRQSTVRTPLLSQQQQAKEDHGRALAHVSGRRFVTLYDPRTASLFKLSRLRVPRYRQILSTCSLAILIALFLAVLSQRSSKITSLELIFWFWSAGFMLDEIVGFNEQGLSLYIMSFWNIFDLGILLLLIVYYCMRIYSVFLLEPHKWNENAYDVLAANAVLLLPRIFSILDHYQYFSQLLIAFRLMAVDLAAVFVLILVCCSGFFVFFTLSKNTNDPYVLAYKIFQILMGFTPAAWEVWDSYTWMGKALMALFLIICHFVIVTILITVLTNSFMSIASNANEEHQFLFAINTISMVKNDTLFSYIAPANIFAWGLMPLRYFMSLKRFVWLNRALIKATHFPLLFCIFFYEKYFLAPYIYEATDLVDNPGRGRPHGLSLGDPSTRSAFFSPSVRVREESVLGYQKDRALEEVFRRAPDTATLRTQRRNERRKTQNAIRTWMDQNDGGFRSPQNYSTIDSRMTGDWRRRLSMNRERPSRFPRQYSDLRSAASDPADFVSDAPYPMAPEYYHDGVHRRDYAHEMKENTDADGDDELVTNDEEEEDNVTNTIDDGHGHDREAMEEDYFTTPVASRFINDELPSNDSPRIGQSRRNALHTRTLSTNTILYVPEENHQPYSSSSASMGRSPQLPSRRHTPIMTPISGGGHRSPRRSLYMTSSRPRPIAPPRDMARTAPTRSGLTLDIPARRPATQHQHQQDPQDVHRHRRMSSSDLNATVTVDDEESTFSGVPSSFATQMAMATAMLSKSAQGDNNRMSRLMLAKMKTLEESLGDVVREMSLLRNSVPNTAHNSDDGGEEETAEDDGGTAGVVGAVVDFCAGGGGGDDDGSWTGRVRIETE; encoded by the exons acgaggatgggCGCAGTCACTCCATCGGCTTACCCCTGTTTTCTGCAGGTCATCTGG ATTCACTCCCTATATACAGCATGACCCATGCCATCCGCATCATTGTACAAGCTAGAACCGAAACAACATTAACATGGGATCAACTGAGATCCCCGCAGGTTTCGCAGTTTCTCATCAGGCCAATGCAGCAACAAATACGGACGCAGCACTTTTCTCGGGGCACTCTCTACGCCCTGATGGCCAATTGCTTGCAATTCGAGAAGGAAGGGCAGTTGTACCCAGGAAATGCCGGAACAAGCAGCACCAGAGCAAAAGTGTGTGAGCTGTTGGCACTCAAAATATTGAAAGAGTACACGACGCGGGAGCTCATCGACGCACTCTCCTACGACTTCTATCCTCTCCAGGGTATCCCGGGGTCCCAAGGACCACTTCCCCAACACGCCAGGTCTAGCCCGGCCACTATGCGGACTTCAACCCTTGAGGTTGCCATCCGAGCTTCAGCCAAGCACTTCCTCTCTCATCCTCTGGTAGTGATGCAGTTGGAGGCTATCTGGAACGGTGCCATCAGCTTTCACTCCACCGAGGACCAGCTTCGCCGTCAAGGCTCTTCGTCGAGTGCTGTTGGTAGCAATCAGTCTCGGCGCCAGAGTACGGTGAGGACACCGCTGTTgagtcagcagcagcaagcgaAGGAGGACCATGGACGGGCTCTTGCTCACGTTTCCGGTCGGCGATTTGTAACCCTGTATGATCCTCGAACCGCTTCACTTTTCAAACTATCACGGCTACGGGTCCCACGATATCGTCAAATACTCTCCACGTGCTCCCTTGCCATCCTGATCGCGCTCTTCTTGGCCGTTCTGAGCCAAAGATCGAGCAAAATCACCTCCCTGGAGTTgattttttggttttggagTGCTGGCTTTATGCTTGACGAAATCGTCGGCTTCAATGAGCAGGGCCTGTCTCTCTACATCATGAGTTTCTGGAACATATTCGATCTAGGTATCCTGTTGCTTTTGATCGTCTACTACTGCATGCGCATCTACAGCGTGTTTCTTCTCGAACCCCATAAATGGAACGAAAATGCCTACGATGTCCTCGCTGCTAACGCGGTCCTGCTCTTGCCGAGGATATTCAGCATTCTCGATCATTACCAATATTTCTCGCAGCTCCTGATAGCCTTTCGGCTGATGGCGGTCGACTTGGCGGCTGTTTTTGTGCTCATATTGGTGTGCTGTAGCGGCTTTTTTGTCTTCTTTACCCTTTCCAAGAACACCAACGATCCTTATGTGCTTGCCTACAAGATCTTTCAGATCCTCATGGGCTTTACACCAGCCGCGTGGGAAGT GTGGGACTCGTACACTTGGATGGGCAAGGCCTTGATGGCTTTGTTCCTCATCATTTGTCACTTCGTCATCGT GACGATTCTCATCACTGTTCTGACCAACTCCTTCATGTCAATTGCATCCAACGCAAACGAAGAGCACCAGTTTCTCTTCGCCATCAACACAATTTCCATGGTGAAGAACGATACGCTCTTCTCTTATATTGCGCCCGCCAATATCTTTGCATGGGGGTTGATGCCACTCAGGTATTTCATGTCCCTCAAGCGGTTCGTGTGGCTCAACCGCGCCCTGATCAAAGCCACCCATTTCCCTCTGCTGTTTTGCATTTTCTTCTACGAGAAGTACTTCCTTGCGCCGTACATCTACGAAGCTACTGATCTCGTCGACAATCCCGGTCGTGGACGCCCACATGGGCTTTCTTTGGGCGATCCATCTACCAGGTCAGCATTCTTCAGCCCCAGTGTCCGAGTACGAGAGGAATCAGTGCTCGGCTATCAGAAGGACAGAGCATTGGAAGAAGTATTTCGACGTGCTCCCGATACAGCTACGCTGAGGACTCAAAGGAGGAATGAGCGACGGAAGACGCAGAATGCGATTCGCACATGGATGGACCAAAATGACGGAGGCTTCCGCTCGCCGCAGAATTATTCGACGATTGACAGCAGGATGACCGGTGATTGGCGGCGACGGCTGAGTATGAATCGAGAACGCCCATCCAGGTTCCCACGGCAGTATTCCGATCTTCGTTCTGCGGCCAGCGATCCAGCAGATTTCGTTTCTGACGCCCCGTACCCCATGGCACCCGAGTATTACCACGATGGCGTCCACCGGAGAGATTATGCTCatgagatgaaggagaaCACCGATGCGGATGGAGACGACGAGCTTGTCACgaatgatgaggaagaggaggataatGTGACCAACACCATTGATGACGGTCATGGACACGACCGCGAGGCAATGGAGGAAGATTATTTCACAACCCCTGTTGCCAGCCGCTTCATCAACGATGAGCTCCCGTCAAATGACTCTCCTCGCATCGGCCAGTCAAGGCGTAACGCTCTGCACACCCGGACACTGTCAACTAACACAATCCTCTACGTCCCAGAGGAGAACCATCAGCCATATAGTTCTTCCTCTGCTTCCATGGGCAGATCACCGCAGTTACCATCCCGACGACACACCCCGATCATGACACCCATCTCAGGAGGTGGCCACCGCTCACCTCGACGTTCTCTTTACATGACCTCCTCCCGGCCACGCCCTATTGCCCCGCCCCGCGACATGGCACGAACAGCTCCCACCCGATCAGGTCTGACTCTTGACATCCCTGCCCGAAGACCAGCAAcacagcaccaacaccagcaagaTCCCCAAGATGTCCACCGTCACCGGCGGATGAGCTCCTCCGATCTCAACGCCACGGTTACAGTAGACGACGAAGAGAGCACCTTTAGTGGCGTGCCCTCTAGTTTCGCGACACAAATGGCCATGGCGACGGCGATGCTATCCAAGAGCGCTCAAGGGGATAACAATCGAATGAGCAGGCTCATGCTAGCAAAAATGAAAACCTTAGAAGAAAGTCTAGGGGATGTGGTACGGGagatgagcttgttgaggaaTTCCGTTCCTAACACGGCGCATAACTCTGACgacggaggg GAAGAAGAAACcgctgaagatgatggtgggacCGCCGGGGTCGTCGGAGCCGTCGTCGACTTCTGCgccgggggcgggggaggggatgatgatgggtcgTGGACGGGGAGGGTTCGGATTGAGACGGAGTAA